The Kosakonia sacchari SP1 genome includes a window with the following:
- a CDS encoding HlyD family secretion protein, which translates to MTLSKKKKALTLVLLATALLAVAGYGVYWWQSGRFIQSTDDAYVGGDISAISSKVSGYVQQIAVQDNMLVKKGNLLVRLDDRDYQAALAKAAGEVAAQQAALADIAATRQLQLATIEGATASLAAAKAVSDKSANDNRRYGALVMSSAVSAQVRENAAADYRQARAQESKARADNAVAMRQLAVLDAREKQTQAALQQAQANLEIAKLNLSYTEIRAPFDGVTGNRRAWSGSFVGGGTQLLSLVPAEGLWVDANFKESQLAHMRPGQRATIVADVMPGRTFYGHVLSVSPATGSRFSLLPAENATGNFTKIVQRVPVRIALEGEAAKLGVLRPGFSVIVTVDEKSAQ; encoded by the coding sequence ATGACGCTCAGTAAAAAGAAAAAGGCACTTACCTTGGTGCTGTTAGCCACAGCGCTGCTCGCCGTTGCGGGTTACGGCGTGTACTGGTGGCAAAGCGGGCGATTTATACAATCCACCGACGATGCCTACGTCGGTGGTGATATCAGCGCCATCTCCAGTAAAGTGTCCGGTTATGTCCAACAGATTGCCGTTCAGGACAATATGCTGGTCAAAAAAGGCAACCTTTTAGTCCGCCTTGATGACCGGGATTACCAGGCTGCACTGGCGAAAGCCGCCGGTGAAGTCGCCGCGCAGCAGGCGGCGCTGGCTGATATCGCCGCGACGCGCCAGTTGCAACTGGCGACCATTGAAGGCGCAACAGCATCGTTGGCTGCTGCTAAAGCGGTGAGTGATAAGTCAGCCAATGACAACCGCCGTTACGGCGCGCTGGTGATGTCCAGTGCCGTTTCTGCACAGGTACGGGAAAACGCGGCTGCAGATTATCGCCAGGCACGTGCGCAGGAGAGCAAAGCGCGGGCGGATAATGCTGTTGCCATGCGCCAGCTGGCTGTGCTTGATGCACGGGAAAAACAGACGCAAGCCGCACTGCAGCAAGCTCAGGCGAATCTTGAAATCGCGAAATTAAACCTGAGTTATACCGAGATCCGCGCCCCGTTCGATGGCGTGACAGGGAATCGTCGGGCCTGGTCCGGCTCCTTCGTCGGCGGCGGCACGCAACTGCTTTCACTGGTTCCCGCAGAAGGCTTATGGGTCGACGCTAATTTCAAAGAGAGCCAGCTAGCCCATATGCGCCCAGGCCAACGCGCGACCATTGTGGCGGATGTCATGCCGGGTCGAACGTTCTATGGCCATGTTCTCAGCGTTTCCCCCGCAACCGGTTCACGATTTAGTCTTCTCCCGGCAGAAAATGCCACCGGAAATTTCACCAAGATAGTCCAGCGCGTGCCCGTACGTATCGCGCTGGAGGGCGAAGCGGCAAAACTCGGCGTATTGCGCCCAGGGTTTTCTGTCATTGTTACTGTTGACGAAAAGAGCGCGCAATGA
- a CDS encoding DHA2 family efflux MFS transporter permease subunit, producing the protein MSTTDAVPLQPGLLMPVSQKVFAFATMCVGMFIALIDIQIVSASLRDIGGGLSAGDDETVWVQTSYLIAEIIIIPLSGWLARVMSTRWLFAASAAGFTVMSLLCGWAWNIQSMIAFRALQGLAGGSMIPLVFTTAFAFFQGKQRVIAAATIGGLASLAPTLGPTVGGWITENFSWHWLFYINIVPGIYITLAVPLLVKIDTPNPSLLRGADYLSILLLAVSLGCLEYTLEEGPRWGWFDDNTLALTGWVALLCGVFFVVRTLRHTQPVMDLRALKDRTFALGCYFSFMAGVGIFATIYLTPLFLGTVRGFSALEIGLAVFSTGLFQVLSIPFYAWLANRVDLRWLLMAGLLGFALSMYSFIPLTHEWGAQELLLPQAFRGLAQQFAVAPTVTLTLGSLPPTRLKLASGLFNLMRNLGGAIGIALCGTVINDRTNLHYSRLADHLNNASLSVTEFIQSNVSRLVSQGISPDIASSAALKNLSVITLREARTQAFSDAFYLIMLGFLIAALLVPLMKKPQTA; encoded by the coding sequence ATGAGCACTACCGATGCTGTGCCGCTGCAACCGGGCCTTTTAATGCCGGTGAGTCAGAAAGTGTTTGCCTTCGCGACGATGTGTGTGGGGATGTTTATCGCCCTGATTGATATCCAGATTGTGTCGGCGTCGCTACGTGATATCGGCGGAGGGCTTTCTGCCGGTGATGATGAAACAGTATGGGTACAAACCAGCTATCTGATCGCCGAAATAATCATTATTCCTCTCTCAGGCTGGCTGGCGCGGGTGATGTCCACGCGTTGGTTGTTTGCCGCCTCCGCAGCCGGGTTTACGGTGATGAGTCTGCTCTGCGGCTGGGCGTGGAATATCCAAAGCATGATCGCTTTTCGGGCGTTACAAGGGCTGGCGGGTGGCTCGATGATCCCGCTGGTTTTCACTACCGCCTTTGCTTTTTTCCAGGGAAAACAACGCGTCATCGCTGCAGCGACGATTGGCGGGTTGGCGTCGCTGGCGCCGACGCTTGGACCCACCGTCGGTGGCTGGATAACCGAGAACTTCAGCTGGCACTGGCTGTTTTATATCAACATCGTACCGGGGATTTACATCACCCTCGCCGTGCCACTTCTGGTAAAAATTGATACGCCAAACCCGTCGCTATTGCGCGGCGCGGACTATCTGAGCATCCTGCTGCTCGCGGTATCGCTGGGGTGTCTGGAATATACCCTCGAAGAAGGCCCACGTTGGGGCTGGTTTGATGACAACACCTTAGCGCTCACTGGCTGGGTGGCGTTGCTGTGCGGCGTCTTTTTTGTTGTTCGCACGTTACGCCATACGCAACCGGTGATGGATCTTCGTGCGCTTAAGGACAGAACGTTCGCGCTGGGCTGCTACTTCTCGTTTATGGCGGGGGTTGGCATTTTTGCTACGATCTATCTAACGCCCTTATTTCTTGGCACGGTGCGCGGCTTTAGCGCACTGGAAATTGGTCTGGCGGTGTTTTCTACTGGGCTTTTTCAGGTGCTGTCGATCCCGTTCTATGCGTGGCTTGCAAATCGGGTCGATTTACGTTGGTTGCTGATGGCAGGGCTGCTTGGATTTGCGTTGTCGATGTACAGCTTTATTCCGCTCACCCATGAGTGGGGAGCGCAAGAACTTCTTTTACCGCAAGCATTTCGCGGCCTGGCGCAACAATTTGCGGTTGCCCCGACGGTCACGCTGACGCTTGGTAGCCTGCCGCCGACGCGGCTGAAGCTGGCATCAGGTCTGTTCAATTTGATGCGCAATCTGGGCGGCGCGATTGGCATCGCCTTGTGCGGCACCGTGATTAATGACCGAACCAATTTGCACTACAGTCGCCTCGCGGATCATCTCAATAACGCCTCTCTTTCCGTCACGGAATTCATTCAGAGCAACGTCAGCAGATTGGTTAGTCAGGGAATTTCACCCGATATCGCCAGCAGTGCTGCGCTAAAGAATCTTTCGGTCATCACGTTGCGTGAGGCACGAACACAAGCGTTTTCAGATGCTTTCTATCTGATCATGTTAGGTTTTTTAATCGCTGCGCTGCTGGTTCCCTTAATGAAAAAACCGCAAACGGCATGA
- the dkgB gene encoding 2,5-didehydrogluconate reductase DkgB yields the protein MAIPAFGLGTFRLTDEAVIASVKNALELGYRVIDTAQIYGNEAAIGEALAQSGVAREELFITTKIWTENLGADKLIPSLKESLKKLGTDYVDLTLIHWPSPGAAVAVDVSMQELMKAKTQGLTRQIGVSNFTISLMEQAIAAVGAENIATNQIELSPYLQNRKVVDWAKQHGIHITSYMTLAYGKALKDEVIGRIAQKHNATPAQVILAWAMGEGYAVIPSSTKRENLASNLLAQSLKLDAEDKAEIAKLDCNDRLVSPEGLAPKWD from the coding sequence ATGGCTATCCCTGCATTCGGTCTTGGTACCTTTCGTTTAACTGACGAAGCGGTTATCGCTTCTGTGAAAAATGCCCTTGAGCTGGGCTATCGCGTGATTGATACCGCGCAGATCTACGGTAACGAAGCTGCCATTGGCGAAGCGCTGGCTCAGAGCGGTGTTGCGCGTGAAGAGCTGTTTATCACCACCAAAATCTGGACCGAAAATCTGGGCGCAGACAAACTGATCCCTAGCCTGAAAGAGAGCCTGAAAAAATTAGGCACGGATTATGTTGATCTGACCCTGATTCACTGGCCGTCTCCGGGCGCAGCTGTGGCAGTTGATGTCTCTATGCAAGAGCTGATGAAGGCAAAAACGCAGGGGCTGACGCGCCAGATTGGTGTGTCGAACTTCACCATTTCGCTGATGGAGCAGGCCATTGCCGCCGTGGGCGCGGAAAATATCGCCACTAACCAGATTGAATTGTCACCGTATCTGCAAAACCGTAAAGTCGTTGACTGGGCGAAACAGCACGGTATCCATATCACCTCTTACATGACGCTCGCATACGGTAAGGCGCTGAAAGACGAAGTGATTGGTCGTATCGCACAGAAACATAACGCTACGCCGGCGCAGGTAATCCTGGCATGGGCGATGGGCGAAGGTTATGCGGTTATCCCGTCTTCGACCAAGCGTGAGAACCTGGCAAGCAACCTGCTGGCACAGTCGCTTAAGCTGGATGCGGAAGATAAAGCGGAAATCGCGAAGCTTGATTGCAATGACCGTCTGGTCAGCCCGGAAGGCCTGGCGCCGAAGTGGGATTAA
- a CDS encoding winged helix-turn-helix transcriptional regulator yields MKNEPLCNAPCPIARSLGRIGDSWSIIILRDAFAGFTRFDEFQKSANVAPNILSRRLKELVDDGLLEKVSYSTTPPRYEYHLTALGRDFRPVILALVEWGNRHFSPEGAQIELVERATQRPVETILIDKATGEPITPEKYTLVPGPAAAPVIHYRHDYLLRKRAGDNTQKFAPLHYVSRNNDAQ; encoded by the coding sequence ATGAAAAATGAACCGCTTTGCAACGCTCCCTGCCCCATTGCCCGTAGCTTAGGCCGCATTGGTGACAGCTGGAGCATAATCATCCTGCGTGACGCTTTTGCCGGTTTCACACGTTTTGATGAGTTCCAGAAAAGCGCCAATGTCGCCCCCAACATTCTCTCTCGTCGTCTGAAAGAGTTGGTTGATGACGGGCTGCTGGAAAAAGTGAGCTACAGCACAACACCGCCACGCTATGAATATCACCTCACGGCCCTCGGGCGCGATTTTCGCCCGGTGATCCTCGCCCTGGTGGAATGGGGAAACCGTCACTTCTCGCCAGAAGGCGCGCAAATAGAGTTAGTTGAGCGTGCAACACAGCGCCCGGTTGAGACCATCCTTATTGATAAAGCAACTGGGGAACCCATCACGCCGGAGAAATATACACTGGTGCCCGGCCCTGCGGCTGCACCGGTTATCCATTACCGCCACGATTATTTGCTACGCAAACGCGCGGGCGATAACACGCAAAAATTCGCCCCTCTTCACTATGTGAGCCGCAATAATGACGCTCAGTAA